The Cannabis sativa cultivar Pink pepper isolate KNU-18-1 chromosome 8, ASM2916894v1, whole genome shotgun sequence genomic interval aaaaaaaaaaaattaaagcggTCGGACCTTcagtccgatgggtccgaccatcggacccatcggacccgaaggtccgaccatcgaccctttcttcctctctctccagaatcgcaaaaaaaaaaaaaaaaaaaaaatttcaaaggtccgatggtcggaccttgggggtccgatgggtccgaccatcggacccccaaggtccgaccatcggacctttgtcttcttccctctctcaaatcgcaggaaaaaaaaaaaaaaagtttcagagaaAATCGCAGGAAGTGGGTGGGGGCGGTCAAGAGTGGGTGGGTGCGATCTAGGGTGGGTGGGTGCGGTCTACCGTCGGTGGGTGGGTGCGGTCTACCGTGGGTGCGGTGGTTCACCGTGGGTGGTGGTCGATCGGCGTTTTGGGTGGAACGCCGGAGGTGGATCGGTTGGATTTGGTGCTTTCTTAGTTGGGTTTCGGGTGGGATTGctttgagagagaaaggaggaagagagagagatggttgagaataatgaggggggtatttttggggttttgaaaaaaaaggaatagtttttttaggttttaaatttttggtttaaaaatcaaattttttgattttctaagcatagaaaatcaaatttcccttgcattattattgatgaaggaCCAACCAACCAAACCAACCAACTCCCacctcaaaaattgaaaaaaataaataaataaataaaaaccaacAATTTTCAAGAAAGGATACAACTGGATTTAGATACAGAACAGCTTGCATCAtcccaaaaaaacaaaaataaaaattggtgTATGTATTGGTTTTTATTACTTTCCCTATGAGGAAGCATTAGGATTCTTATCATAAAAAACCTAAGGGGTCCGGAgttgattaattatatatacttcATTAATTCTTAAACCTCTAATACCAAACTTCTTTTCTTAAACATTGGTACTAAACTACATTTAGAGTTAAAGAGAAGAATAATATAATGCATATATTATTGTGGTGTTTGTATCTCAAGTTACTCTATGTGATTATCACTTCATAATAATAaactctatatattatataaaacgTGCATTGCACGCACGGAGAGAGAAAGAATGAGAGAGAGAAATGCTTAGTTGAAAGAAAGaagaattgaatatatattgaAGATGCTTAAATAATGCAAATGGTTTAACACTATAAATAATAAGACCGTTGACCTCTAAGAACTAAAAGACAGCTAACCTCATAATCTAACGTATACATCCAATCATTTATGTATTATATTTCACATGTAAATGCCTCTATTTTCCCTTTCCTTTACTTCAAACCTACCCAAATACATCTTTCTTCTCTATCTATCTTATTACCGTTGACTTTGTCAAATATTTGAATCCCCAATGTGTAAAAAGAAACCAaaccaataattataattatgatcATGATCATGGGCTTCTTCAATCCCAAGCCCTGATGTTTTGCTTTGtcataattattattagtagGAGAGATGAACTCCACAACAAGTGGTGATTACGGTGGTGGTTTCTTTGGCTCAAAAGACATTGGTGGCTTTGGTTATGGCATTGGAGTTTCAGTTGGGATTTTATTACTCATCACAAGCATAACTCTTGCTTCTTACTTCTGTACTCGTTCccaacagcagcaacaacaacatcagGTGTCTGGGCCCGACCGTCATAGCGCGGCCCAAGGCGGGAGGAACCGCCGGGcccagcagcagcagcagctgcATCATGATTTGCATAGCTTTGTTGTTGATATTGGATTAGATGATGCCACAATTAAGAGTTACCCCAAATTACCATACTCTGAGGCTAATAAGCTTAAGAAGACTAATTCAACTTCTTCATGTTGTTGTTCCATATGTTTGGCTGATTATAAGGCTAATGATATGCTAAGGCAGTTGCCTGATTGTAGCCACCTCTTTCATGTCAAGTGTGTAGATCCTTGGCTTAGGCTGCACCCCACATGCCCGGTGTGCCGGACATCGCCGATCCCGACTCCCCTCTCAACTCCCCTGGCTGAGGTTGTTCCTTTGGCTACAAGGAGAGACTGATCTAGATTGTAAACATTTCACAACACAAGAAAGAAGAAGCAATATGGTTGTGTTTGTTTAATTTAGCTTCTATAATTCTTTTCTTTTGGATCTCCTACATATTGATACAGCTTTGTTTCACATAGTAAACTTTATTCAAATTAAttccctttttttcttttctagttTAGGATTAGATTTACATGTTTGTATATTGGCAAAATGTTTGGAGTAACTTTTGAAAAGTTTGTGCATCTTGTAAAGAAAGAACTTAAATCTCTTCTTTGAAAACTTATTTTTGAGATAATTTTTTGATCTTATGGTAATGTTCTATAGTAGATTTAAAACCTAAGACCTACCCAATCATATTAGTAAAGACAAATCTAAAAACAAGTTAGTTAAGTAGTACCCACCACAGTGTAAAAAGACAGCTTTATCACACAATAAATGGATATGGTCCATACCAGGCAATTGGGATGTTCTCTGTTCTTGCaagtaattaattaaagatGAATGAAATTTCAGTCAGATAGGTCAAAGATTAGTATAGTATAACTAACAAGAaatcatttaattattaaaaagaacAATACATTTTTCATTTGTTTTTTAAAGGGATAAGAACTATATGAATTACAGAGAATTGTCTAGAGTACTTTTATATTCTATATTATTTCATTCCCATtatcttttcctttttttgtttttttaggcTACTATGTTCAAAGTATGTTTAATATTGGAACTTGCCATAAGTTGCACCATAAATCAGAAAAATCTCATAGGATTATTATCTAGCCAATATGGCATTCTTAGGTTCACAACTTTGAACTTTCTTTTGTTAAAACCATCCTTTCATTACAAAGACTAATCTCATAGTTTGACATGTGAATTCCACTTTATGTGAGATATTTTAGTAGAGTTCAAGTGTTAAATATTTGGCTGATAGTAGAAGTTACAAGTCATTATTGTACTTTTCTATGTTTTtctataaaatactaaaatgatTTTTACATTTTCATCTACTATTATGTAAGATTTGCCAATCCTTTTATAGGTTCTTATTTTGTGTGCTATTAATTGTTGCACTCCCttagaaaataataagaattgTAAAATGTGGTGTTAGTTCAGCCATTTTAAGCAAACCTTTGCTGATGTGTCATTAACAGATTTAACAGTAATTATGTTCGGTAAATTTATTGTAAGTATACGCAATTAAGATAAATATACCTAACCCGGTCAACTCGTTGACCGGACCAACTCAGTCAACCCGAACTCGCAAACCCGCAAATTGCGAGCCCGAAATTCACAAATCCGAACCATATCACGGGTCGAGTCCGAGTACAATTTTTAAAACCCGAAACCAAGTCAACTCGCCCAATATTCAACCCTACTCGATAGTtctagaagaaaagaagaagaaaaataaaaagaaagaaaaataaataaataaataaaatttaagtgcTTTTTGATTTTTACACTTTAATACAGTTTTTTTTTGTACTTTTAGGAAATTCTACAcggaaacccctattgcaactaacggaacaacctaaatcgcaactaaAATCCATAAAGCAATCCACATAGAAATTATTGGAGAAACTACCttagaaactcaaaccataaatttttttaaaaaaaattaaaaaatagtatgtggggtaattttcttaaaatttattgattcaattattttttatttatataattttgaaattatttttgaaaatattaaaataattaaaattatgtggaccactaaaaatttaccATAAATACACAATCAGTCTACTGTGACAATTAACTTAGATTTTTAAACGAAAGtgtaaagaataaaatataataaggtTCAATAAATTTTgccgtcaaaaattaaatttatgtgATTAAGTGTTACAAAACATAAAGTTCGTGTAGTTTTATCGCCAATATCtcgtaaaaatataaactaactttttttctatttttttttttttttgtaaattccGTAATATGATTTTGCATTTTAACACtaaaaaaatggtaaatactattttagaccatgtattttgtaaaagttacaaaTTCAAccatctattttgttaaatgacaaaatggaccttatattttctaaaattgtacaaataggaccatGAACtgatttttatcaaaataaaacttaagaataatctgatttagagatgttatgataaaattggttacatttttagcatctgttcgtgttaaaaaagttgattatattaaaaaataaaattattgaaaattgatCTCAGGGTCctaattttaccattttgaaaaatataaggttcattttgtcatttaacaaaacagagtccaatttataacttttgcaaaatagaGAGTAGCATTTTGAGAACTCACAGaaagggaaattttatttacaccccaaaattttttaaaggcaccccattttaatagttttaatttaatataaaatttatatctttaattgtactaagttttttttaacttttttcttccaatttatattcttaaaaaatatacctatcaaacaaaaataaagtatattttaaatattatgaaaaaaaaaaataaaaaattatatgaaattttcttagaaaaaaaaaatatacatgaattagaaaaaattatgaaaatgaaatcaaaataagtattgaaattaacatcaaataatgtgaagaaattttttttaaaaaatattaagagtaatttttaaaaaatatttaagtttatattttttttaataataaggtgtatttataaGTTTATAGGGTGCAAATAGAACTCCCCACAAAAATCCCTTGGATGTTTGGAATGGGTTAATGCTAACGGAATGATAATGTGAAACATTACCTTGTTTGTTTTGAGTCTTTAGCCTTGGAATGTTATTCTcttagggcccgtttggtaagcaggactggattggattagacaggctaatttgtccaatccagtgtttggacatgttagaagtctggataactaatccagttaacctcatctgtttgggattatttatcccatccagcagggtgggataaataatcccatgcaggtgagattttttttttatcgttttttttaattaaaattttattaatatattttaaatttaataagaatttaaaggaaataattatcacacatttatttatacattttttttatcaaaaacttattcattaaaattagtgaaaatgtataattttgaattattatacataagtttttaaaatttaaaatattattaattaaataatagttacttaaattgattctaaaaaaaaaatatgacaataaaattatatattatttttaaattactaaaaaatttatataaatattttaaaaaattaatagttatattaaattagtgattaaattagtgtttaaaataaacaattttatattattcaagtatttttattttactatttttattatttattaaataaaaaatatgacaaaatattttattatatatttatgatatattcttaattatatatgatatattatttttttttgcgaCGAatgatttatttatatttatttataattatatattttaatttattattatatatttttattgaatttaagtttttttttttaaaaagcaaataaataaaatagttcagtccattcttaaaccaaacacaggattactttcagcataatccaatcttgtccagtccaatccaatccttttcaatccaatccagtccaatcttgcataccaaacgggcccttagTATTATaactacctttttttttttttttgaatggaaattTCATCTTATTATTGAAATTAAACCCTTACATCCGCTACCAAACAAGGCAGCAACTCAGTTGGAACAGTCTCCAAACTGCAAGTACAATCAGGATATAATCTAGCAGCTCTAGCAAAACTATGAGCCACTACATTAACTGATCGCTTAACGAAAGAAATAACAACATTATTAAGAGAAGCAAGCATAGTTTTACAATCTTGAATGACGCTACCAAACAAGGAAATCATATCAGTGGAACTATGAATAGCTTGCACCACACACAGAGAATCAGTTTCAATATAGACTTGAGGCCATCGATTCTCCTTCAACCAACTCAATACCTTCCGAATGCCTATAGCTTCGGCAACAGCCACCTCTACTTGAACCGCTGTGTATTTCATCTTTCCCGCAATCAACAAACCATCGGAGTTTCTAGCCACCATACCCAAACCGAAACTCCTTCCATCATTAAACATTGCCGCATCTACGTTTATTTTGACACTAGTACCATTCGGAGGTGTCCACTGCTCACTCACATCAGCAGCCGTTAGAATCGGCCACGATGAATCCGAAGATATTTGAGCAGCTTTCCATTGGTCAAGATAGCGAAACGCATACGCAACAACGTCTTCAAAAATGAAAGGTTTCTTGTTCCACACCAGGTTGTTCCTGGCTCCCCACACAGCCCAACACACGGCCACAACTCTGCAAATTACAGCAGCCGGCTTGTTGCAGAAAACCGCACCGTACTTTGCCGCCAAAAACTGGAGGCTACAAGGAGCGACAGATGTACCAATTCCAACACGGTCCCAACATTTGCTGACCTCTCGACAAGTAACTAAAGCGTGGAGAATAGTTTCTTGTTCAATATGGCAGATCGGGCATAAGGGACTTACATCAACACGCTTAGTTCGCAATTGCACCACCGTTGGCAAGCAGTTATTGCAAGCTCGCCAAACCAGATTTTGCATCTTCGAAGGAAGCTTCAACTGCCACAGCTTACGCCAAAAAGCATCTCCAGCATCATCAAACCAGTTACCTTTCAACTTTTGTAAGAGAGCATAGGCACTCTTAACAGAGAAAGTGCCCGAGTTCTCTTTGGACCAAACTAAATGATCAAATGTTTGAGTAATGTTTAGTGGAATGGCTTTGATCAAAGTACGGTCTCTTTCCTCAAAAAGGTCATTCAAAATTTCATCATCCCAAGTTAGCTCCCCTGATTTCATAAGGGAGTTGACAG includes:
- the LOC115700767 gene encoding RING-H2 finger protein ATL70; the protein is MNSTTSGDYGGGFFGSKDIGGFGYGIGVSVGILLLITSITLASYFCTRSQQQQQQHQVSGPDRHSAAQGGRNRRAQQQQQLHHDLHSFVVDIGLDDATIKSYPKLPYSEANKLKKTNSTSSCCCSICLADYKANDMLRQLPDCSHLFHVKCVDPWLRLHPTCPVCRTSPIPTPLSTPLAEVVPLATRRD